In Lotus japonicus ecotype B-129 chromosome 5, LjGifu_v1.2, one genomic interval encodes:
- the LOC130720968 gene encoding protein RGF1 INDUCIBLE TRANSCRIPTION FACTOR 1-like yields MDSEQDTMLVPPWLKPLLKTPFFNVCRIHGDAARSECNMFCLDCNGDAFCFYCRSSRHKDHHVIQIRRSSYHNVVRVGEIDKVLDISGVQTYVINSARVLFLNERPQPKSGKGVSHICEICGRTLLDPFRFCSLGCKLVGIKRNGDASFNKEALAMDGMSRRSVSSRQHEEELREGSQEDMYPDTPPPPASNARRRKGIPHRAPFGS; encoded by the exons ATGGATTCAGAGCAGGACACAATGTTGGTGCCTCCATGGCTCAAACCATTGCTTAAAACACCTTTCTTCAATGTCTGTCGCATTCATGGAGACGCGGCGAGGAGCGAATGCAACATGTTTTGCTTGGACTGCAATGGTGATGCCTTTTGCTTTTACTGCCGTTCCTCAAGGCACAAGGATCACCATGTCATTCAG ATAAGGAGATCTTCTTATCACAATGTGGTGAGGGTGGGGGAAATTGACAAGGTGTTGGACATTAGTGGAGTGCAGACTTATGTGATCAACAGTGCTAGAGTTCTGTTTCTCAATGAGAGGCCTCAACCAAAGTCTGGGAAAGGAGTATCTCACATCTGTGAGATTTGTGGTAGAACCCTCTTGGATCCATTTCGTTTCTGTTCTTTGGGATGCAAG CTTGTGGGAATAAAAAGAAATGGGGATGCAAGCTTTAACAAGGAGGCATTGGCAATGGATGGGATGTCAAGGAGATCAGTCTCTTCAAGACAGCATGAAGAAGAATTGCGTGAAGGATCACAAGAAGACATGTACCCTGACACGCCTCCTCCACCTGCTTCAAATGCAAGGAGAAGGAAAGGGATTCCTCATAGAGCTCCTTTTGGCTCATAA